The Deltaproteobacteria bacterium genome has a segment encoding these proteins:
- a CDS encoding TIGR04211 family SH3 domain-containing protein gives MKSVLLFLVCFFLGVTVVYGETMYVKDVFEVMVRTGPDRSHKIIAMPKSGTPIEILEALDIEDESEWVKVRLPNEKEGWMLAQFLVPGPPKHEVITRLQGQNQALSLKAKSLAEENDRLRKERKELERALSKQTQTANSITESFETLKSESKEFMALKASYEKASKELGTKTKQVAELENEVDDLRNSQTLRWFIAGGSVIIVGFIIGYASRRPKRRSSLL, from the coding sequence ATGAAGTCTGTGCTCCTATTCTTGGTTTGCTTTTTTCTTGGCGTTACAGTCGTCTATGGGGAAACCATGTATGTGAAAGATGTCTTTGAGGTAATGGTTCGAACTGGCCCGGATCGTTCGCATAAGATCATTGCCATGCCCAAGTCGGGTACTCCAATAGAAATACTGGAGGCGCTCGATATTGAAGACGAGAGCGAATGGGTCAAGGTCAGACTGCCCAATGAGAAGGAAGGGTGGATGTTGGCTCAGTTTCTGGTTCCGGGGCCGCCCAAACATGAGGTTATTACCCGACTCCAAGGACAAAACCAGGCCCTGAGTCTTAAGGCAAAGTCCCTTGCTGAAGAAAATGACCGGCTCAGGAAGGAGCGCAAGGAACTGGAAAGGGCGTTGTCAAAGCAAACACAGACGGCAAATTCCATAACAGAGTCCTTTGAAACCTTAAAGAGTGAATCCAAGGAATTCATGGCTCTAAAAGCTTCCTATGAAAAGGCGAGCAAGGAACTGGGGACAAAAACGAAGCAGGTGGCAGAACTTGAAAACGAGGTGGATGATCTCCGTAACAGTCAGACGCTTCGCTGGTTTATTGCTGGTGGAAGCGTCATTATTGTGGGCTTCATCATAGGCTATGCGTCTCGACGTCCGAAGCGGCGTTCTTCTTTGCTGTAA
- a CDS encoding DUF1178 family protein, with protein sequence MIAYDLVCAGGHTFEGWFEDQKAFEDQKQKNLIACPMCNDTSIEVVPSTFTIKTSSSLPEKSTGTDIPKKVPSTEEITHFLEKNFEDVGSDFAREALKMHYDVSEKRNIRGTSSKAEEETLEKEGIKFFKIPIPRLDS encoded by the coding sequence ATGATTGCGTACGATTTAGTATGTGCAGGCGGCCATACCTTTGAAGGATGGTTTGAAGATCAAAAGGCCTTTGAAGATCAAAAGCAAAAAAACCTTATCGCCTGCCCTATGTGTAACGACACGTCAATAGAAGTTGTACCCTCCACGTTTACCATAAAGACAAGTTCTTCTCTGCCTGAAAAATCGACAGGGACCGATATTCCCAAAAAGGTACCGAGCACTGAAGAGATCACACACTTTCTGGAGAAAAACTTCGAAGATGTAGGTTCCGATTTTGCGCGAGAAGCTCTGAAGATGCATTACGATGTTTCGGAGAAGCGAAACATAAGGGGAACCAGTTCCAAGGCTGAAGAGGAGACGCTGGAAAAAGAAGGGATCAAGTTTTTCAAAATCCCTATTCCCCGCCTGGACTCCTGA